In Salmo trutta chromosome 37, fSalTru1.1, whole genome shotgun sequence, the following proteins share a genomic window:
- the LOC115176898 gene encoding uncharacterized protein LOC115176898, producing the protein MVLKITRNQKHNILDRMAWTIFNFKAYPSDRHFAKAAEALVTKHPCLKESGSKTGCDGWKNSLKFKMGNYRQKLRRVGFPEVAVNGGRRSKHRPDNEHARSNIKRARRAEVNFLPNFPQGEDEASLEKQRLEIVHEMTKENQDLPLINQHMQKTFALRRQEIVKSSPSVEHLRTRWPALFLEAQVHAEFQRITNQSLQQTFYTALDHHTPRLLTLFREKEGKSTTHGGKFSSILRVYKEQFTSQGEKSITVARSAVLSGLPLLLREDSSDVFRICEVGELSNPGILDGVSILSVVGQHHEVVGGIPIRPAHVSVVLEDKIVMTNSRSWPDALVVVFGLLYSI; encoded by the exons ATGGTGCTGAAAATAACAAGGAATCAAAAACACAACATTCTTGATAGGATGGCTTGGACAATCTTCAATTTCAAAGCGTACCCAAGTGACAGGCATTTTGCCAAGGCAGCTGAGGCCCTTGTAACCAAGCACCCGTGTTTGAAAGAGTCCGGCTCAAAAACAGGCTGTGATGGCTGGAAGAACAGCCTGAAATTCAAAATGGGAAACTACAGGCAGAAGTTACGCCGTGTTGGGTTCCCAGAGGTTGCTGTGAACGGGGGGAGGAGGAGCAAGCATCGTCCTGACAATGAGCACGCTCGGAGCAACATTAAACGAGCACGCCGGGCAGAGGTGAACTTCCTGCCCAACTTCCCTCAAGGAGAAGACGAGGCCAGCTTGGAGAAACAGAGGCTGGAGATTGTCCACGAGATGACGAAAGAAAACCAAGACCTGCcactcatcaatcaacacatgcagAAGACATTTGCTCTCCGACGCCAAGAAATAGTTAAATCCAGTCCCTCGGTAGAGCATCTCAGAACACGCTGGCCAGCACTCTTCCTTGAAGCCCAG GTACATGCTGAGTTTCAGAGAATCACCAACCAGAGCCTGCAGCAGACGTTCTACACTGCCTTGGACCACCACACGCCCCGCCTGCTGACCCTGTTcagggagaaggagggaaagTCCACCACCCATGGAGGGAAGTTCTCAAGCATCCTGAGAGTGTACAAAGAGCAG TTCACTTCACAGGGAGAAAAGAGCATCACCGTGGCCCGTTCTGCAGTCCTGTCTGGTCTCCCTTTGTTGTTACGAGAggatagttctgatgtcttcagaATCTGTGAG GTGGGAGAACTCAGCAACCCTGGTATTCTGGATGGAGTTTCCATTCTCTCAGTGGTGGGCCAGCACCATGAGGTGGTGGGTGGTATACCCATCAGACCGGCCCATGTATCCGTTGTCCTTGAGGATAAGATCGTCATGACTAACTCCCGCTCCTGGCCAGACGCTCTCGTGGTTGTTTTTGGGTTACTCTACTCCATCTGA
- the LOC115176403 gene encoding zinc finger protein 33B-like produces MSKMDFLRVFLNQKLIAAAEEIFGVVEETIAEYQEEVSHTKEENRRLRSMLDVRTKPQIKLHRRADLQQLTVTVSDEVFSPEQQEWSPSLGQKDQEPTQIKDEQNEPRTSQEDENHFNEFINSYGCVSSGYYQNPTQSSHGERYSLPSTSTEQIKTEPYVEDYGVSEPTREPQPFSAVGTVFSAAQSENRGHIDRMESGGPLSGLTLKPLKSKRTKTVKGQSSHSVKDRKLNHLKSHSRPSVSWDAAPSCKVCGKQFDSMASLLNHVQTHTQDKEHICGVCGKFCQSTESMMDHLQTHIGAKCCHICGKYFAWDTFLKRHLRSHTGEKPFHCQDCGKGFTQRGHLNLHMRSHTGEKPHQCQDCGKCFSQNTSLIVHMRTHTGEKPYMCPVCRKCFTTSSMLKKHQTAHKHIGVMNVANATMDSDHTEPHEEGLQGGEHMTVPCVGGMNRTADRDL; encoded by the exons ATGTCTAAAATGGATTTCTTGAGAGTGTTTCTCAACCAGAAATTAATAGCGGCAGCTGAAGAGATATTTGGTGTCGTTGAAGAAACGATAGCAGAGTACCAGGAAGAGGTTTCTCACACAAAGGAGGAGAACAGGCGTCTACGGAGCATGCTCGATGTCCGCACTAAGCCACAGATCAAGTTACATAGACGAGCAG ACCTCCAGCAGCTCACTGTCACCGTGTCTGATGAGGTGTTTTCCCCTGAGCagcaggagtggagccccagtctgggGCAGAAGGACCAAGAACCCACACAGATTAAAGATGAACAGAATGAACCaaggaccagtcaggaggatgagAATCATTTCAATGAGTTTATCAATTCTTACGGCTGTGTATCAAGTGGCTATTATCAGAACCCAACTCAGTCCTCACATGGAGAGAGATACTCTCTACCCAGCACCTCAACTGAACAGATCAAAACAGAACCTTATGTAGAAGACTATGGTGTATCAGAACCAACCAGAGAGCCCCAGCCCTTTTCTGCAGTAGGTACAGTGTTTTCTGCAGCTCAGAGTGAAAACAGAGGACATATTGACAGGATGGAGAGTGGAGGACCTCTGTCAGGTCTAACGTTAAAGCCACTCAAATCAAAGAGAACAAAGACAGTAAAAGGACAAAGTTCTCATAGTGTTAAGGACAGGAAattgaaccatctaaaatcaCACTCGAGACCCAGTGTAAGTTGGGATGCTGCTCCTAGTTGTAAGGTATGTGGAAAGCAATTTGACTCCATGGCTTCTTTATTAAAtcatgtgcaaacacacacacaggataaagAACAtatttgtggtgtgtgtggaaaattcTGTCAGTCCACAGAAAGTATGATGGATCACCTACAAACTCACATCGGAGCAAAGTGTTGTCATATTTGTGGTAAATATTTTGCTTGGGATACTTTCCTGAAAAGGCATTTGAGGAGTCATACAGGGGAGAAGCCATTTCACTGTCAAGATTGTGGGAAAGGATTTACTCAGCGCGGACACCTAAACTTACATATGAGGagccacacaggggagaaaccacaTCAATGCCAGGATTGTGGCAAATGTTTCAGCCAGAATACGTCTCTGATAGTGCATATGAGgactcacacaggggagaagccataCATGTGTCCTGTGTGTAGAAAATGCTTTACCACATCAAGTATGTTGAAGAAGCATCAGACAGCTCACAAACATATAGGTGTCATGAATGTGGCCAATGCCACAATGGATTCAGACCATACGGAGCCACATGAAGAGGGTTTACAAGGAGGAGAACACATGACTGTTCCCTGTGTGGGGGGAATGAATCGGACAGCAGACAGAGACTTGTGA